In Nocardia sp. NBC_00403, one DNA window encodes the following:
- a CDS encoding patatin-like phospholipase family protein produces the protein MTSSPVAATVAEVIRGRRESASRSDGHRLALVIEGGGSRGVYSSGMVQALEELGLASIFDAVYGTSAGAINGAWLLCGRALPGMRSWTDPAIMRRAVDPARLLRGRPAFDLNYLVHQVYDGVEPMDFPAILANPTTFHPIGTDIRTGLAVDLRRHIVDKRTLMTALRASAGLPILAGPPVPLGDSHYLDGGLAETVPIRTAVRDGATHALVLRTRRTDEQRPPASRLHQIVGSSYLRVRAPGAYRAWLQRPLQQHVEDRFLTGLGHTALQIHPPLGSPDIDSAARDTTLLARALEIGRRAVHSSLAAALDISSETA, from the coding sequence GTGACCAGTTCGCCCGTTGCAGCTACCGTCGCCGAGGTCATCCGCGGCCGTCGTGAGTCCGCGAGCCGCAGCGACGGGCATCGCCTCGCACTGGTTATCGAGGGCGGAGGCAGCCGCGGCGTCTATTCCAGCGGCATGGTGCAGGCGTTGGAGGAGCTCGGTCTCGCCTCGATCTTCGATGCCGTCTACGGCACCTCCGCGGGCGCGATCAACGGCGCATGGCTGCTGTGCGGGCGGGCGCTGCCCGGTATGCGGTCGTGGACCGATCCAGCCATCATGCGACGCGCTGTCGATCCGGCTCGGCTGCTGCGCGGACGACCCGCGTTCGACCTGAACTACCTGGTCCATCAGGTGTACGACGGCGTCGAACCGATGGACTTCCCTGCGATCCTGGCCAACCCCACCACCTTCCACCCGATCGGCACCGATATCCGCACCGGCCTCGCGGTCGACCTGCGCCGCCACATCGTCGATAAGCGGACGTTGATGACCGCGCTGCGCGCCTCGGCCGGGCTGCCGATTCTGGCCGGACCTCCCGTCCCGCTCGGCGACTCCCACTACCTCGACGGCGGGCTCGCCGAAACCGTGCCCATCCGTACCGCAGTCCGTGACGGCGCCACCCACGCGCTCGTCCTGCGCACCCGCCGCACCGACGAACAGCGCCCGCCCGCCTCCCGGCTACATCAGATCGTCGGCAGCAGCTACCTGCGCGTCCGCGCCCCGGGCGCCTACCGGGCCTGGTTGCAGCGCCCACTCCAGCAACACGTCGAAGACCGATTCCTCACCGGCCTCGGCCACACCGCCCTCCAAATCCACCCCCCGCTCGGCTCCCCCGACATCGACAGCGCGGCCCGGGACACCACCCTGCTGGCCCGAGCACTCGAGATCGGCCGACGGGCCGTCCACTCCAGCCTCGCCGCCGCCCTGGACATCAGCAGCGAAACCGCCTGA
- a CDS encoding acetyl/propionyl/methylcrotonyl-CoA carboxylase subunit alpha — protein sequence MPSHASARITKVLVANRGEIAVRVIRAAKDAGIGSVAVYAEPDADAPFVKLADEAFALGGQTSAESYLVFDKILDAAAKSGADAIHPGYGFLSENADFAQAVIDAGLIWIGPSPQSIRDLGDKVTARHIAERANAPMAAGTKDPVKNADEIVEFAKQYGVPVAIKAAFGGGGRGMKVAYSIEEIPELFASATREAVAAFGRGECFVEQYLDKARHVEAQVIADQHGNVVVAGTRDCSLQRRFQKLVEEAPAPFLTDDQRARIHASAKAICKEAGYYGAGTVEYLVQGDTVSFLEVNTRLQVEHPVTEETAGIDLVRQQFRIANGEELELEEDPAPRGHSFEFRINGEDAGRGFLPAPGPVSVYKEPSGPGVRVDSGVVEGSVIGGQFDSMLAKLIVTGENRTQALQRARRALAEFHVDGLATVIPFHRAIVEDPAFVGDGEKFDVYTKWIETEWVNNVEPFTPGGAAADEDEELPRQKVVVEVGGRRVEVSLPGQFSLGGSGGGSTGGNGAGVVRKKPKPRKRGGAGAGAASGDAVTAPMQGTVVKVAVEEGQSVEAGDLIVVLEAMKMENPVNAHKAGVVTGLSVEAGAAITQGTVLAEIK from the coding sequence GTGCCCAGCCATGCCAGCGCGCGGATAACGAAGGTACTCGTAGCTAACCGAGGCGAGATCGCCGTGCGCGTGATCCGGGCGGCCAAAGATGCCGGAATCGGCAGCGTCGCGGTGTACGCGGAGCCGGACGCCGACGCCCCATTCGTGAAGCTCGCCGACGAGGCCTTCGCCCTCGGCGGTCAGACCTCGGCCGAGTCGTACCTCGTGTTCGACAAGATCCTCGACGCGGCGGCCAAGTCCGGCGCCGACGCCATTCACCCCGGCTACGGATTCCTCTCCGAGAACGCCGACTTCGCCCAGGCCGTCATCGACGCCGGGCTCATCTGGATCGGCCCGTCGCCCCAGTCGATCCGCGACCTCGGTGACAAGGTAACCGCGCGCCACATCGCCGAGCGCGCGAACGCGCCGATGGCCGCGGGCACCAAGGACCCGGTCAAGAACGCCGACGAGATCGTCGAGTTCGCCAAGCAGTACGGCGTGCCGGTCGCGATCAAGGCCGCCTTCGGTGGTGGTGGCCGCGGCATGAAGGTCGCGTACTCCATCGAGGAGATCCCCGAACTGTTCGCGTCGGCGACCCGCGAGGCGGTCGCCGCCTTCGGACGCGGCGAGTGCTTCGTCGAGCAGTACCTCGACAAGGCCCGCCACGTCGAGGCGCAGGTCATCGCCGATCAGCACGGCAACGTGGTCGTAGCGGGCACCCGTGACTGCTCGCTGCAGCGTCGCTTCCAGAAGCTGGTCGAGGAGGCTCCGGCCCCGTTCCTCACCGACGACCAGCGGGCGCGGATCCACGCCTCCGCCAAGGCCATCTGCAAGGAGGCCGGCTACTACGGTGCGGGCACCGTCGAGTACCTGGTGCAGGGCGACACCGTCTCGTTCCTCGAAGTGAACACCCGTCTGCAGGTCGAGCACCCGGTCACCGAGGAGACCGCAGGTATCGACCTGGTGCGCCAGCAGTTCCGCATCGCCAACGGCGAAGAGCTGGAGCTCGAGGAAGATCCGGCACCGCGTGGCCACTCTTTCGAGTTCCGCATCAACGGTGAGGATGCCGGTCGCGGCTTCCTGCCGGCGCCCGGCCCGGTCTCGGTGTACAAGGAGCCGAGCGGCCCCGGCGTGCGCGTGGACTCCGGCGTGGTCGAAGGCAGCGTGATCGGTGGACAGTTCGACTCGATGCTGGCCAAGCTGATCGTCACCGGCGAGAACCGCACCCAGGCGCTGCAGCGGGCGCGGCGCGCGCTTGCCGAGTTCCATGTCGACGGTCTTGCCACCGTCATCCCGTTCCACCGCGCGATCGTCGAAGACCCGGCGTTCGTCGGCGACGGCGAGAAGTTCGACGTCTACACCAAGTGGATCGAAACCGAGTGGGTCAATAACGTCGAGCCGTTCACCCCGGGTGGCGCCGCTGCCGATGAGGACGAGGAGCTGCCGCGGCAGAAGGTCGTCGTCGAGGTCGGTGGGCGTCGCGTCGAGGTGTCGCTGCCCGGTCAGTTCAGCCTCGGTGGCAGTGGCGGTGGCTCGACCGGGGGCAACGGCGCCGGTGTGGTGCGCAAGAAGCCCAAGCCGCGCAAGCGTGGTGGCGCCGGTGCCGGTGCGGCCTCCGGTGACGCGGTCACTGCGCCCATGCAGGGCACCGTGGTCAAGGTCGCGGTCGAGGAAGGCCAGTCCGTCGAGGCGGGCGACCTGATCGTGGTGCTCGAGGCCATGAAGATGGAGAACCCGGTCAACGCGCACAAGGCAGGCGTCGTCACCGGTCTTTCGGTCGAGGCGGGCGCCGCCATCACCCAGGGCACTGTGCTCGCCGAGATCAAGTAA
- a CDS encoding sulfurtransferase, with protein sequence MPVAKDPHPSFGSYAQPHRLVTTEWLSANLGTRGLEIVESNEDILLYDIGHVPGATKIDWRGDLNDPVTRDYIDGVRFTELMRAKGIERDDTVVIYGDRGNAQAAHTAWLFTLFGHEDVRLLDGGRDAWISEERDTTFDLPYLTRSEYPTVRRDDSTARAFREDVLGHLGRPLIDVRSPEEYSGELIQPPINPEDAALRGGHIPTAVNIPWTETFNSDGRFRSRTELDEVYGALAAPDELIVYSRVGERSSHTWFALTFLLGFGTVRNYDGSWTEWGNSVRMPIAKGAEPGEAPAGTSRKTRGR encoded by the coding sequence GTGCCCGTTGCCAAGGACCCTCATCCCTCATTCGGTTCCTACGCTCAGCCTCACCGACTGGTAACCACGGAGTGGCTGTCGGCAAACCTGGGCACCCGCGGACTCGAGATCGTCGAGTCCAACGAGGACATACTGCTCTACGACATCGGACACGTACCCGGCGCCACCAAGATCGACTGGCGTGGCGACCTGAATGATCCGGTCACTCGTGACTATATCGACGGTGTCCGTTTTACCGAGCTTATGCGCGCAAAAGGAATCGAGCGCGACGACACGGTGGTGATCTACGGAGACCGGGGCAATGCGCAGGCGGCGCACACCGCGTGGCTGTTCACACTCTTCGGGCACGAGGATGTCAGGCTGCTGGACGGCGGACGCGACGCTTGGATTTCCGAGGAACGCGACACCACCTTCGATCTGCCATATCTCACGCGCAGCGAATACCCCACCGTGCGCCGCGACGACAGCACCGCGCGCGCCTTCCGCGAGGACGTGCTCGGCCACCTCGGCAGGCCGCTGATCGACGTGCGCTCCCCGGAGGAATACTCCGGCGAACTCATCCAGCCACCGATCAATCCCGAGGATGCCGCGCTGCGGGGTGGACATATCCCGACCGCTGTGAATATCCCGTGGACCGAGACTTTCAATTCCGACGGCCGATTCCGTTCCCGCACCGAACTCGACGAGGTCTACGGCGCGCTGGCCGCACCAGACGAGCTGATCGTTTACAGCCGGGTCGGCGAGCGGTCCAGCCATACCTGGTTCGCACTGACGTTCCTGCTCGGATTCGGCACGGTGCGCAATTACGATGGCTCGTGGACCGAATGGGGCAACTCGGTACGAATGCCGATTGCCAAGGGAGCTGAACCAGGCGAGGCTCCGGCCGGTACATCACGTAAGACCCGCGGCAGATAA
- a CDS encoding helix-turn-helix transcriptional regulator — protein sequence MSDSWPRRRLLAILRGASEPLDAQELARITGQHVTTVRFHLDVLTKESLVRQFQQPPRGRGRPRIGYSAVQRSVGYQELAQVLADQLGPDPRRRSEAAIAAGRAWGAKLDVGDQHIETLEEAKDLAMTLLSELGFAPEREQATDADEQAPIRLTACPLRELARTHSEVVCGVHLGLIKEVLDRGGDRGAVNVRLHPFVEPELCVVRLELMAQEMRREPDTGRDAPVVATTVPVGAEAAAGPRIATPSAGRVAPQLRNADPNVAKQSAQQW from the coding sequence ATGTCCGATTCTTGGCCGCGGCGGCGACTGCTCGCGATCCTACGTGGCGCCAGTGAGCCGCTCGACGCCCAGGAACTGGCCAGAATCACCGGACAGCACGTCACCACGGTTCGGTTTCATCTGGACGTGCTCACCAAGGAATCCCTGGTGCGGCAATTCCAGCAGCCACCCCGTGGCCGCGGGCGCCCGCGTATCGGATACAGCGCGGTGCAGCGATCGGTCGGCTATCAGGAACTCGCGCAGGTACTCGCCGACCAGCTCGGCCCCGATCCGCGACGTCGTTCGGAGGCGGCCATCGCCGCCGGGCGTGCATGGGGCGCCAAGCTGGATGTCGGTGACCAGCACATCGAAACGCTGGAGGAGGCCAAAGACCTCGCGATGACGCTGCTTTCGGAGCTCGGCTTCGCGCCGGAACGCGAACAGGCCACCGATGCCGACGAGCAGGCGCCGATCAGACTGACGGCCTGCCCACTGCGCGAACTCGCGCGCACGCACTCCGAGGTGGTGTGCGGAGTGCATCTGGGCCTGATCAAAGAGGTGCTCGATCGTGGCGGGGACCGCGGTGCGGTGAATGTGCGGCTGCACCCGTTCGTCGAGCCGGAGCTCTGTGTGGTGCGACTGGAGCTCATGGCGCAGGAGATGCGACGGGAGCCCGACACCGGCCGGGACGCGCCCGTGGTTGCGACGACGGTGCCGGTCGGTGCCGAGGCCGCCGCCGGGCCGCGGATCGCGACACCGTCAGCGGGCCGCGTGGCCCCACAACTGCGCAATGCCGATCCCAATGTCGCCAAGCAGTCGGCGCAGCAGTGGTAG
- a CDS encoding Maf family protein, producing the protein MTRLVLASASPARREVLRSAGIDPIVRVSDVDEDAVAAALPDNTRPQVVVVELARAKAMSVAAVIPEFATDCVVVGCDSMLLVNGELQGKPHTPEVARTRWAEMAGRSADLITGHCVLRMRDGAVVAEAVDCSSTTVHFAKPEPEELDAYIATGEPLQVAGAFTLDGRGGWFVDRIDGDPSSVIGIGLPLLRRLLGDIGIGIAQLWGHAAR; encoded by the coding sequence GTGACCCGGCTGGTTCTCGCGTCCGCCTCGCCCGCCCGCCGCGAAGTGCTGCGCTCGGCGGGCATCGACCCGATCGTGCGAGTGTCGGATGTGGACGAGGACGCCGTCGCCGCGGCGCTGCCGGACAACACGCGACCGCAGGTCGTCGTGGTCGAGCTGGCCAGGGCGAAGGCCATGTCGGTTGCCGCCGTGATTCCCGAATTCGCCACCGATTGTGTGGTGGTCGGCTGCGATTCGATGCTGCTGGTCAATGGCGAACTACAGGGCAAGCCACACACTCCCGAGGTCGCACGGACCCGTTGGGCCGAGATGGCCGGGCGGAGTGCGGATCTCATCACCGGACATTGCGTCCTGCGCATGCGGGACGGAGCGGTGGTCGCCGAGGCTGTCGACTGCAGTTCCACTACAGTGCATTTCGCCAAGCCCGAACCCGAGGAACTGGACGCCTACATCGCGACCGGTGAGCCACTCCAGGTGGCGGGTGCGTTCACCCTCGATGGCAGAGGCGGCTGGTTCGTCGATCGCATCGACGGCGATCCGTCCAGCGTGATCGGGATCGGTCTACCACTGCTGCGCCGACTGCTTGGCGACATTGGGATCGGCATTGCGCAGTTGTGGGGCCACGCGGCCCGCTGA
- a CDS encoding acyl-CoA carboxylase subunit epsilon, translated as MTTVAEEDVLTAVELELTVDPITDEIEVAVDLVAPAAESGGQPFIRIVKGSPSDEEVAALVCVLTAAANSAAARSTGPADNWGRPTFMHRGSSPFSPYAFPQLSHLRD; from the coding sequence GTGACGACCGTGGCAGAGGAAGATGTGTTGACCGCCGTCGAACTGGAGCTCACAGTCGACCCGATCACCGACGAGATCGAGGTGGCCGTGGATCTGGTCGCTCCGGCCGCCGAATCGGGCGGACAGCCGTTCATTCGCATCGTCAAGGGTTCGCCGAGCGACGAGGAGGTCGCGGCACTGGTCTGCGTGCTGACCGCGGCCGCCAACAGCGCCGCCGCCCGCTCGACCGGCCCGGCCGACAACTGGGGCCGACCAACTTTCATGCATCGCGGCAGTTCACCGTTCTCGCCCTACGCTTTCCCACAGCTGTCGCACCTGCGCGACTGA